One Osmerus eperlanus chromosome 13, fOsmEpe2.1, whole genome shotgun sequence genomic region harbors:
- the cltb gene encoding clathrin light chain B isoform X1 yields MADNGVHPVEEDPAAAFLAQQESEIAVIENDDEGFGVLEDTEQPTQDLVQPTTVEYDGFEEEPATVNGDMFPESNGSPDSYAAIAQVDQLRQEPESLRKWREEQKTRLEELDSASKAAEAEWKEKAKKELEDWHVHQNEQMEKNKANNRIADKAFYKQPNSDVIGLVASEEAFLAETDGDSPGTEWERVARLCDFNPKTNKQAKDVSRMRSVLISLKQTPLVR; encoded by the exons ATGGCTGACAATGGAGTGCACCCTGTGGAAGAGGATCCAGCCGCAGCCTTTTTGGCCCAACAAGAGAGCGAAATTGCGGTGATTGAAAATGACGACGAAGGATTTGGAGTCCTCGAAGATACCGAGCAGCCCACCCAAGACCTGGTACAGCCTACAACTGTAGAATATG ACGGTTTTGAAGAAGAACCTGCCACAGTCAACGGGGACATGTTTCCG GAATCCAACGGTTCTCCTGACAGCTATGCAGCCATTGCCCAGGTGGACCAGCTGAGGCAGGAGCCGGAAAGCTTGAGAaaatggagggaggagcagaagaCTCGCCTGGAGGAGCTAG ACTCGGCATCCAAGGCTGCCGAGGCTGAGTGGAAAGAGAAGGccaagaaggagctggaggactggcATGTGCACCAGAACGAGCAGATGGAGAAGAACAAGGCCaacaacag GATCGCTGACAAGGCTTTCTACAAGCAGCCCAACTCTGATGTGATAGGCTTGGT GGCATCTGAAGAGGCCTTCCTGGCTGAGACGGATGGAGACAGTCCAGGGacggagtgggagagagtggccCGTCTGTGCGACTTCAACCCCAAAACCAACAAGCAGGCCAAGGACGTGTCTCGAATGCGTTCAGTTCTTATTTCGCTAAAACAGACTCCTCTGGTACGTTAA
- the higd2a gene encoding HIG1 domain family member 2A, mitochondrial: protein MAAAPTSVPKLVPESSPPFALDFSQPPVIDGFTPLSRPKDETFKEKFIRKTKDNPFVPIGCLGTAGALMYGLRAFKQGKTRQSQMLMRGRIFAQGFTVVAIIFGVFTTALKPKP, encoded by the exons ATGGCTGCTGCTCCTACATCGGTACCAAAACTGGTACCAGAATCTAGTCCCCCATTTGCCTTAGACTTTTCTCAGCCTCCAGTCATCGACGGTTTTACACCTTTGTCGCGACCTAAGGACGAAACGTTCAAAGAGAAGTTTATCAGAAAAACTAAGGATAACCCCTTCGTCCCTATAG GTTGTTTGGGAACTGCAGGAGCTCTAATGTATGGCCTGAGAGCCTTCAAACAAGGCAAGACACGCCAGTCCCAGATGCTGATGAGGGGCCGTATCTTTGCACAAGGCTTCACCGTGGTCGCCATCATATTTGGTGTCTTCACAACAGCTCTGAAACCCAAACCGTGA
- the cltb gene encoding clathrin light chain B isoform X2, producing the protein MADNGVHPVEEDPAAAFLAQQESEIAVIENDDEGFGVLEDTEQPTQDLVQPTTVEYDGFEEEPATVNGDMFPESNGSPDSYAAIAQVDQLRQEPESLRKWREEQKTRLEELDSASKAAEAEWKEKAKKELEDWHVHQNEQMEKNKANNRLCPSLTRASEEAFLAETDGDSPGTEWERVARLCDFNPKTNKQAKDVSRMRSVLISLKQTPLVR; encoded by the exons ATGGCTGACAATGGAGTGCACCCTGTGGAAGAGGATCCAGCCGCAGCCTTTTTGGCCCAACAAGAGAGCGAAATTGCGGTGATTGAAAATGACGACGAAGGATTTGGAGTCCTCGAAGATACCGAGCAGCCCACCCAAGACCTGGTACAGCCTACAACTGTAGAATATG ACGGTTTTGAAGAAGAACCTGCCACAGTCAACGGGGACATGTTTCCG GAATCCAACGGTTCTCCTGACAGCTATGCAGCCATTGCCCAGGTGGACCAGCTGAGGCAGGAGCCGGAAAGCTTGAGAaaatggagggaggagcagaagaCTCGCCTGGAGGAGCTAG ACTCGGCATCCAAGGCTGCCGAGGCTGAGTGGAAAGAGAAGGccaagaaggagctggaggactggcATGTGCACCAGAACGAGCAGATGGAGAAGAACAAGGCCaacaacag ACTCTGTCCAAGTTTGACACG GGCATCTGAAGAGGCCTTCCTGGCTGAGACGGATGGAGACAGTCCAGGGacggagtgggagagagtggccCGTCTGTGCGACTTCAACCCCAAAACCAACAAGCAGGCCAAGGACGTGTCTCGAATGCGTTCAGTTCTTATTTCGCTAAAACAGACTCCTCTGGTACGTTAA
- the cltb gene encoding clathrin light chain B isoform X3, with the protein MADNGVHPVEEDPAAAFLAQQESEIAVIENDDEGFGVLEDTEQPTQDLVQPTTVEYDGFEEEPATVNGDMFPESNGSPDSYAAIAQVDQLRQEPESLRKWREEQKTRLEELDSASKAAEAEWKEKAKKELEDWHVHQNEQMEKNKANNRASEEAFLAETDGDSPGTEWERVARLCDFNPKTNKQAKDVSRMRSVLISLKQTPLVR; encoded by the exons ATGGCTGACAATGGAGTGCACCCTGTGGAAGAGGATCCAGCCGCAGCCTTTTTGGCCCAACAAGAGAGCGAAATTGCGGTGATTGAAAATGACGACGAAGGATTTGGAGTCCTCGAAGATACCGAGCAGCCCACCCAAGACCTGGTACAGCCTACAACTGTAGAATATG ACGGTTTTGAAGAAGAACCTGCCACAGTCAACGGGGACATGTTTCCG GAATCCAACGGTTCTCCTGACAGCTATGCAGCCATTGCCCAGGTGGACCAGCTGAGGCAGGAGCCGGAAAGCTTGAGAaaatggagggaggagcagaagaCTCGCCTGGAGGAGCTAG ACTCGGCATCCAAGGCTGCCGAGGCTGAGTGGAAAGAGAAGGccaagaaggagctggaggactggcATGTGCACCAGAACGAGCAGATGGAGAAGAACAAGGCCaacaacag GGCATCTGAAGAGGCCTTCCTGGCTGAGACGGATGGAGACAGTCCAGGGacggagtgggagagagtggccCGTCTGTGCGACTTCAACCCCAAAACCAACAAGCAGGCCAAGGACGTGTCTCGAATGCGTTCAGTTCTTATTTCGCTAAAACAGACTCCTCTGGTACGTTAA